In Gammaproteobacteria bacterium, one genomic interval encodes:
- the yacG gene encoding DNA gyrase inhibitor YacG, translating to MNQKTIITCPTCKKTSVWDTQNAFRPFCSERCKLIDLGDWASEKHRVAGDPVSNQDEDDTNQD from the coding sequence ATGAATCAGAAAACTATTATCACTTGTCCAACTTGTAAAAAAACAAGCGTCTGGGACACCCAAAACGCTTTCCGGCCTTTTTGCAGTGAACGTTGTAAGCTTATCGATTTAGGCGATTGGGCGAGTGAAAAGCACCGCGTAGCAGGCGACCCTGTCTCAAACCAGGATGAAGATGATACGAATCAGGATTAA
- the zapD gene encoding cell division protein ZapD encodes MTMKDTIIYEHPLNEVIRVCLRLEQLFDQIDHQLNDVSLLGTRNIINNIIQILQVLDRPDLKAKLAKELSHLLANLMRYGGQPDIDAVKLQSLTQQLNDLSRTFIETSGKIGNRLRDVELLNTLRSHLASPGGGCSFDTPVYHYWLQQPVETRQQVINDWLKDFAQIKKAFALVLDLVRKHSKTEQKTAVHGFHQELLDPNANLRMIRICIPREVAAYPEPSIGRHFLSVRFYSHEIENRPVQYASNLPFWVSYCNL; translated from the coding sequence ATGACCATGAAAGATACCATCATATATGAACATCCTTTAAACGAAGTGATTCGCGTTTGTTTACGTTTAGAGCAATTGTTCGACCAAATTGATCATCAATTAAATGATGTCTCTTTGCTTGGCACGCGCAATATCATTAATAATATCATTCAAATTTTACAAGTTTTGGACCGGCCCGATTTGAAAGCCAAATTAGCAAAAGAATTGAGCCATCTCTTGGCTAATCTAATGCGCTATGGTGGGCAACCCGATATTGATGCTGTAAAACTTCAATCGTTGACGCAACAATTGAATGATTTATCGCGTACTTTTATTGAAACCAGTGGCAAAATTGGCAATCGGCTACGCGATGTTGAATTACTGAATACTCTCCGCTCTCATCTGGCAAGTCCTGGTGGCGGCTGTAGTTTCGATACCCCTGTTTATCACTATTGGTTACAACAACCTGTCGAAACTAGACAGCAAGTCATTAACGATTGGTTAAAAGACTTTGCTCAAATCAAAAAAGCATTTGCTTTGGTACTTGACCTGGTGCGTAAACATTCTAAGACTGAACAAAAAACGGCTGTACATGGCTTTCATCAAGAGTTGCTAGATCCGAACGCCAACCTGCGAATGATTCGAATTTGCATCCCTCGTGAAGTTGCAGCTTACCCTGAACCAAGCATTGGGCGACATTTTTTAAGTGTTCGTTTTTATTCTCACGAAATTGAAAATCGACCTGTACAATACGCAAGCAACCTTCCATTTTGGGTCTCTTACTGCAACCTATGA
- a CDS encoding dephospho-CoA kinase encodes MLVIGLTGGIGVGKTTVANLFAKHGVPIIDADEIAKNLTQPGTQVFAAIQDHFQKENIIQAGQLNRSQLRQLIFADAKERLWLENLLHPLILAEILAQIKQLKTPYCIAVIPLLIEVNSYPFINRILVVDAPLALQKTRVQLRDHHHSAAVEAILNAQLSQSKRLEKADDVIYNRGELTELIPQVEKLDHFYRELCKLG; translated from the coding sequence ATGCTAGTCATAGGTTTAACAGGCGGAATTGGCGTTGGTAAAACCACCGTTGCCAATTTGTTTGCTAAACACGGTGTCCCGATTATCGACGCAGATGAAATTGCTAAAAATTTAACTCAACCAGGAACGCAGGTTTTTGCTGCTATTCAAGATCATTTTCAAAAAGAAAATATCATTCAGGCAGGTCAATTAAATCGATCCCAACTACGTCAACTCATTTTTGCTGATGCCAAGGAACGGCTTTGGCTTGAAAACTTACTTCATCCCTTAATTCTTGCTGAAATTTTAGCGCAAATTAAACAACTTAAAACGCCCTACTGTATAGCAGTCATTCCACTTCTCATCGAAGTCAATTCCTATCCATTTATTAATCGAATTCTAGTGGTTGATGCACCGCTTGCGTTACAGAAAACCCGCGTTCAATTGCGAGATCATCACCATTCAGCGGCTGTGGAAGCTATTTTAAATGCACAGTTATCTCAATCAAAACGCTTAGAAAAAGCAGACGATGTCATTTACAATCGCGGAGAGTTAACTGAACTTATTCCACAAGTTGAAAAGCTTGATCATTTTTACCGCGAGCTTTGCAAACTTGGTTGA
- a CDS encoding prepilin peptidase — METMDFFRTNPQAFIIVVGILSLFIGSFLNVVIYRLPRMMERSWSEECRIYLGLKPNPSEEEKINLYLPFSHCPQCKKVIRPWHNIPLLSFAWLRGHCANCRARISARYPLVEGLTCIASMYVVWRFGFSWETLAALIFTWFCICLTFIDLDFHLLPDSLTLALLWIGLLCSIVPLFANSTDAIIGAIVGYAIFALTQLIFSFVTGKTGMGQGDFKFLAAIGAFTGWQMLPLIILLASVSGIIFSVTGMLIKRQIKSVPLPFGPYLALAGWVALLWGGPIMQYYFEII; from the coding sequence ATGGAAACAATGGATTTTTTTCGCACAAACCCTCAGGCTTTCATCATTGTTGTGGGTATTTTATCTTTATTTATTGGCAGTTTTCTCAATGTCGTTATTTATAGACTTCCCCGTATGATGGAACGCTCTTGGAGTGAAGAATGCCGCATTTATTTGGGCTTAAAACCAAATCCCAGTGAAGAAGAAAAAATTAATCTCTATCTTCCTTTTTCTCATTGCCCACAATGTAAAAAGGTGATTCGTCCTTGGCACAATATACCGCTGTTAAGTTTTGCATGGTTGCGAGGTCATTGCGCAAATTGTCGCGCGCGCATTTCCGCACGCTATCCGTTGGTTGAAGGACTAACTTGTATCGCCTCAATGTACGTTGTCTGGCGATTTGGATTTTCTTGGGAAACACTTGCTGCTTTGATTTTTACTTGGTTTTGTATTTGCTTAACTTTCATCGATCTTGATTTTCACTTGCTACCTGACTCACTTACTCTCGCTTTATTATGGATTGGGCTACTTTGCAGCATTGTACCTTTATTTGCCAACAGTACAGATGCTATTATTGGGGCCATCGTCGGTTATGCTATTTTTGCATTAACGCAATTAATATTCTCTTTCGTTACTGGCAAGACGGGCATGGGGCAAGGAGATTTTAAATTTTTAGCAGCGATCGGGGCATTCACAGGCTGGCAAATGCTGCCTTTAATCATTTTGCTTGCCTCAGTTTCTGGCATTATCTTCAGTGTGACGGGCATGCTTATCAAGCGCCAGATCAAAAGTGTCCCCCTTCCTTTTGGTCCCTATCTTGCTCTTGCAGGCTGGGTTGCCTTATTATGGGGCGGTCCTATCATGCAATATTATTTTGAAATCATTTAA
- a CDS encoding type II secretion system F family protein yields MRKNKKWRDDLSRIATRFRNFLQLKLTFAHPKKISETEQFIFLQQFSTLIDAGLPIIDCCNIVIATQKNTPLSQVLVTIKNNILAGKSLYQSFKMHFHFNAITCELIKIGEQTGTLEITLHRLLFHLDKTIKIRKRLKQALFYPCIVLSIATAVTGIMFFVVIPHFQTIVTDMTTDLPLLTRVIFFIATLFRQYGHYFIFFIIISSFYQYYGNNHINILNKILNRLPFYRYFIRKIILARFTRTMALCLDAGLPILETLRLLRKLDQRQWYQAMLHQIQTGMSTGMPLSYVLQNQALFSVMLIHLIKTGEETGRLDAMLNNVADNLEEEIETLLFYLNQLLDPLIMVGVGVLIGGLVIGIYLPIFKLGSLL; encoded by the coding sequence ATGCGAAAAAATAAAAAGTGGCGAGACGACTTATCAAGAATTGCAACGCGTTTTAGGAACTTCTTACAATTAAAATTAACTTTTGCGCACCCCAAAAAAATATCTGAGACCGAACAATTTATTTTTTTACAACAATTTTCAACGTTAATTGATGCTGGGTTACCTATTATCGATTGCTGCAATATTGTTATTGCAACTCAAAAAAATACCCCTTTATCTCAAGTGTTAGTCACTATTAAAAATAATATTTTAGCGGGTAAAAGTTTATATCAAAGTTTTAAAATGCATTTTCACTTTAATGCTATTACTTGTGAACTGATTAAAATTGGCGAACAAACAGGAACGCTTGAAATCACCCTACATCGTTTACTATTCCATCTAGATAAGACGATTAAAATTCGTAAACGATTAAAACAAGCTTTATTTTATCCGTGCATTGTTTTGAGTATTGCAACTGCGGTGACAGGCATCATGTTCTTTGTGGTCATTCCACACTTTCAAACCATTGTTACTGATATGACTACGGATTTACCTCTCCTTACCCGTGTCATTTTTTTTATCGCGACCCTGTTTCGCCAATACGGTCACTATTTTATTTTTTTTATAATTATTTCTAGCTTTTATCAATATTATGGAAATAATCACATTAATATTTTAAATAAAATATTAAATCGACTGCCTTTTTACCGTTATTTTATACGTAAAATTATTTTAGCGCGTTTCACAAGAACTATGGCTTTATGTCTCGATGCTGGGCTGCCTATCCTTGAAACTTTAAGGTTGCTTCGAAAGTTAGATCAGCGTCAATGGTATCAAGCCATGCTTCACCAAATCCAAACTGGCATGAGTACTGGCATGCCACTAAGTTATGTCTTGCAAAACCAAGCCTTATTCTCTGTCATGCTCATTCATTTAATAAAAACTGGGGAAGAAACTGGCCGTTTAGACGCAATGCTTAACAACGTTGCGGACAATCTTGAAGAAGAAATTGAAACCTTACTATTCTATCTTAACCAATTGTTAGATCCCTTGATTATGGTAGGGGTTGGTGTTTTAATCGGTGGATTAGTTATTGGAATATATTTGCCCATTTTTAAATTAGGAAGTCTTCTTTAA
- a CDS encoding type II/IV secretion system protein, translated as MNNVMHHHTDEPVSHFIETMLNEANAKLASDIHIEYMEQAYRVRARIDGELYEFTTIPFQFAQRVITRLKILAGLNIAEKRLPQDGRITTGAENHPEIRISTCPTFHGEKIVMRLQHPFNTNVKLHELGLNENQNNLLQTKLRQPQGLILTTGPTGSGKTLTLYSALKFINNSKKNILTVEDPIEIELAGINQVMVHPKIGLDFATILRAFLRQDPDIIMIGEIRDFETAKIALQAAQTGHLVLSTLHANHASEVIDRFKILGIDLLDSLTSLSLIMAQRLIKKLCNHCKVLIPETKEYRAKGCAHCRGGYINRTGIFELMDVSKHVNASSSLQNPSLLLHKIKTETLSLWQSGCEKIKSGETTYQELQRVLGTSYN; from the coding sequence ATGAATAATGTAATGCATCACCATACCGATGAACCGGTAAGTCATTTTATTGAAACCATGTTAAATGAGGCAAATGCTAAGTTGGCATCTGACATTCATATTGAATATATGGAACAAGCTTATCGCGTACGCGCGCGAATTGATGGGGAATTATACGAATTCACCACTATACCTTTTCAATTTGCTCAACGTGTTATCACTCGCCTTAAAATTCTCGCGGGATTAAATATAGCAGAAAAACGACTTCCCCAAGATGGACGGATTACTACTGGGGCTGAAAATCATCCTGAAATTCGCATTAGTACTTGCCCGACATTTCACGGAGAAAAGATAGTTATGCGGTTGCAGCACCCATTTAACACGAATGTCAAACTCCACGAACTTGGATTAAATGAAAATCAAAATAACCTTTTACAAACTAAATTAAGACAACCGCAGGGTTTGATTCTTACCACGGGTCCGACTGGATCAGGGAAAACTTTAACCCTTTATTCAGCTTTAAAATTTATTAACAATTCAAAAAAAAATATTTTAACTGTTGAAGATCCCATTGAAATTGAACTCGCAGGAATTAATCAAGTGATGGTTCATCCGAAAATTGGTCTCGACTTTGCAACCATCTTACGCGCTTTTTTACGGCAAGATCCCGATATCATTATGATTGGTGAAATACGTGATTTTGAAACGGCAAAAATTGCCTTACAAGCTGCCCAAACAGGACATTTGGTCTTATCTACCTTGCATGCTAACCATGCGAGCGAAGTAATCGATCGGTTTAAAATATTAGGCATTGATTTACTGGATAGTCTCACCTCTCTATCTTTGATTATGGCGCAACGCTTGATTAAAAAACTTTGCAATCATTGCAAAGTTTTAATACCTGAGACCAAAGAATATAGAGCGAAAGGCTGTGCTCATTGCCGGGGAGGCTATATAAATCGAACGGGGATTTTTGAATTAATGGATGTGTCAAAGCATGTTAATGCTTCATCATCCCTTCAAAATCCTTCTTTGCTATTACACAAAATAAAAACAGAGACGCTTTCGTTATGGCAATCAGGATGCGAAAAAATAAAAAGTGGCGAGACGACTTATCAAGAATTGCAACGCGTTTTAGGAACTTCTTACAATTAA
- a CDS encoding prepilin-type N-terminal cleavage/methylation domain-containing protein, whose translation MLSVRKQIGFSLIELMIVVSIIGILTMIALPTYHHYLKRARFAEVIAFVGVYKTAVALALQQGIMPTDIANEHYGIPPAPHPTANLASLIVKNGVITATATQLLFSATLILKPNIEGTHFTLSGTCLRLGLCHE comes from the coding sequence ATGCTGTCTGTCAGAAAACAGATTGGCTTTTCGTTAATTGAATTAATGATTGTCGTTTCAATTATTGGCATTTTAACGATGATTGCGCTGCCAACTTATCATCATTATTTAAAACGCGCGCGTTTCGCAGAAGTTATTGCATTTGTTGGAGTTTATAAAACTGCGGTTGCTCTAGCTTTGCAACAAGGCATCATGCCGACTGACATTGCCAATGAGCATTATGGCATTCCACCCGCACCGCACCCTACTGCTAATTTAGCCAGTCTCATTGTAAAAAATGGTGTTATTACAGCAACTGCTACCCAACTTCTATTTTCAGCGACACTTATTCTAAAACCTAATATTGAGGGTACGCATTTCACCTTATCGGGAACCTGCTTACGCTTGGGATTATGTCATGAATAA
- a CDS encoding phosphotransferase has protein sequence MHADTAGKGDQFLSILKRVYPQALCFNYILESDAKTIIFQFKKLIGQETKELAAEIHAVLEFSQSVNEFNVFLHGDICPDNVYYQDNEMRFIDFEFGDFGNALVDGVYLRMHMPSCWCSKAVPQSIVYQMESIYREELKAGILSAADDAVYNKQLAYACAYWLVRTIKQLNDMDLIDHEWICPSGPVDSDSKWEPEKNAFRPRILSRLEAFISCSKTTGQLPKLCEAAIHLHSYLRKIWPETNEIEFFPVFK, from the coding sequence ATGCATGCAGATACAGCGGGAAAGGGAGATCAATTTCTTTCAATTTTAAAACGAGTCTACCCTCAAGCTCTCTGCTTTAATTATATTCTTGAATCAGATGCCAAAACTATTATTTTTCAGTTTAAAAAATTAATAGGACAAGAAACTAAAGAATTAGCAGCAGAAATTCACGCTGTTTTAGAGTTCTCTCAGTCGGTAAACGAATTTAATGTATTTTTACATGGGGATATTTGCCCTGATAATGTTTATTACCAAGATAATGAAATGCGTTTCATTGATTTTGAGTTTGGTGATTTTGGAAATGCATTAGTTGACGGTGTTTACTTGCGCATGCATATGCCAAGCTGCTGGTGTTCTAAGGCTGTTCCACAGTCAATTGTTTATCAAATGGAATCGATCTATCGAGAGGAATTAAAAGCGGGTATTTTATCAGCGGCTGATGACGCCGTTTATAATAAACAATTAGCTTATGCGTGTGCGTATTGGTTGGTGAGAACTATAAAACAACTTAATGATATGGACTTAATAGATCATGAATGGATTTGCCCAAGTGGTCCTGTAGATTCTGATTCTAAATGGGAGCCTGAAAAAAATGCATTTCGCCCCAGAATTTTATCAAGACTAGAAGCTTTTATTTCTTGCTCGAAAACAACAGGGCAACTTCCTAAGTTATGCGAAGCAGCAATACATCTGCATTCTTACTTAAGGAAAATTTGGCCAGAAACTAATGAAATTGAATTTTTTCCCGTTTTTAAATAA
- a CDS encoding phosphotransferase, whose protein sequence is MLHEEMINKVIMFHFNQSPVLIRRMTIGICNEVYDVGLNNREVIIRLSPYDKYLMGSHDHIPRFKKLGIQVPDILFENYSKTLIPFSYQIQNKIEGMDLGNVIETLTDEQLKALAKEIASIFHKVKTLPSSKEYGVIWGGGDNETSGTWTERMKIWIEESIERGKKTGVMDDKMLSLAEKLYTEYKSYFDSVKPVTYYRDICSKNVMIDNGKFNGLVDLDGLTQGDPLEAVGRIKLSWYGTHHGEVYTNAVMDGLELIENERKLVLVYALLNKISWTCENGIQFNQNTKAIVDKEREKIDKNVLNEIAIELGIYE, encoded by the coding sequence TTGTTACATGAAGAAATGATAAATAAAGTAATTATGTTTCATTTTAATCAATCTCCAGTGTTAATTCGGCGTATGACTATTGGTATTTGCAATGAAGTATATGATGTTGGTTTGAATAATCGAGAAGTAATTATACGCCTAAGTCCTTATGATAAGTATTTAATGGGATCGCATGATCATATTCCACGATTTAAAAAATTAGGCATTCAAGTACCGGATATTTTGTTTGAAAATTATAGTAAAACCCTAATCCCTTTTTCTTATCAAATACAAAACAAAATTGAAGGGATGGATTTAGGGAATGTTATAGAAACTCTCACGGATGAACAATTAAAAGCTCTTGCCAAAGAAATTGCCTCCATATTTCATAAAGTGAAAACTCTCCCTTCCAGTAAAGAATATGGCGTTATTTGGGGCGGTGGTGATAACGAGACTAGCGGCACTTGGACTGAGAGAATGAAGATATGGATAGAGGAATCAATTGAACGTGGTAAAAAAACAGGGGTGATGGATGATAAAATGCTATCGTTGGCAGAAAAATTATATACCGAATATAAATCTTATTTTGATTCAGTTAAACCCGTCACTTATTACAGGGATATATGTTCCAAAAATGTAATGATAGATAACGGCAAGTTTAATGGCTTAGTAGATTTAGATGGCCTCACGCAAGGCGATCCATTAGAGGCAGTTGGCAGAATAAAATTGAGCTGGTATGGCACTCATCATGGTGAGGTTTATACAAATGCCGTTATGGATGGGTTGGAGCTTATTGAAAACGAAAGAAAATTAGTTTTGGTATATGCGTTACTTAATAAAATTTCTTGGACTTGTGAAAATGGCATTCAATTTAATCAAAATACTAAAGCAATTGTTGATAAAGAAAGAGAAAAAATAGATAAAAATGTGCTTAATGAGATTGCAATTGAATTAGGTATTTATGAATAA
- a CDS encoding bifunctional phosphoribosyl-AMP cyclohydrolase/phosphoribosyl-ATP diphosphatase HisIE, translating into MNTQISELTNLNWDKSNGLIPAVIQDSVTLQVLMLGYMTQEALALTCSSGKVTFFSRTKNRLWVKGETSGNYLTVVSISPDCDRDTLLILAIPIGNTCHLDGKSCFGDCSTTSLNILTKLENTIEQRYIEKTENSYVSQLFNSGTQRIAQKVGEEGVETALAGVAGDNYALISESADLLFHLLILLTKRRIIFLDVLNELKRRMDQ; encoded by the coding sequence ATGAATACTCAAATATCAGAATTAACGAATTTAAATTGGGATAAGAGCAACGGATTAATTCCCGCTGTAATACAAGACAGCGTAACCTTACAAGTTTTAATGCTGGGATACATGACCCAAGAAGCGCTTGCGCTTACATGCTCAAGCGGTAAGGTGACTTTCTTTAGTCGAACGAAGAATAGGCTTTGGGTAAAAGGAGAAACATCGGGCAATTACCTGACTGTTGTTAGCATATCACCTGATTGCGATAGAGACACTTTGTTAATCTTAGCAATCCCCATTGGCAATACTTGCCACCTTGATGGCAAAAGCTGTTTTGGCGACTGCTCAACAACTTCGTTGAATATTTTAACTAAACTTGAAAACACCATAGAGCAACGATATATAGAAAAAACTGAAAACAGCTATGTGTCTCAGTTATTTAATTCTGGAACGCAAAGAATCGCGCAAAAAGTAGGTGAAGAAGGTGTTGAGACTGCATTAGCTGGTGTTGCAGGTGATAACTATGCACTCATTAGTGAATCTGCTGACTTATTATTTCATTTATTAATATTACTAACAAAAAGGCGGATTATATTTTTAGATGTACTGAATGAACTAAAAAGAAGAATGGATCAGTAA